In Lineus longissimus chromosome 7, tnLinLong1.2, whole genome shotgun sequence, a genomic segment contains:
- the LOC135491264 gene encoding ubiquitin-like protein 4A translates to MDITVKILQGQELFIKITCDATVADLKSKVSEQIGVAPDQQRVVFKGKALPDHSKLRDCEVVSGSKLFLTIKKTATITPPDAKLTQKPTSTSTSALWEEMLKFLKRHFTETDAKKVLEKMKEHHHGRLNSLSLDDIERLAHMNLEARKQNSR, encoded by the exons ATGGATATCACTGTAAAGATTTTGCAGGGACAGGAACTCTTTATAAAG ATAACATGTGATGCAACAGTAGCCGATCTGAAAAGTAAAGTTTCTGAGCAAATAGGTGTCGCTCCAGATCAACAGAGAGTTGTATTCAAAGGGAAGGCACTACCAG ATCATTCAAAATTAAGAGACTGTGAAGTTGTCTCCGGGAGTAAATTATTTCTCACTATCAAGAAAACCGCTACCATAACCCCTCCAGATGCAAAACTTACTCAAAAACCTACAAGTACAAGTACGTCCGCATTATGGGAAGAAATGCTGAAATTCCTAAAAAGACACTTCACAGAAACTGATGCGAAAAAGGTTTTAGAGAAAATGAAAGAG CACCATCATGGAAGATTGAACAGCCTGAGTTTAGATGACATTGAGAGACTTGCACACATGAATCTGGAAGCTAGGAAACAGAATAGCCGGTGA
- the LOC135490951 gene encoding nuclear transcription factor Y subunit beta-like → MKMDNPTGDGGGDSSGLGDSFLGSHPYIVSEGQDEGDTSDGDQGNDAPLREQDRFLPIANVARIMKKSIPKTGKIAKDAKECVQECVSEFISFITSEASERCHQEKRKTINGEDILFAMSNLGFDNHVDPLKLYLQKYRESTKGEKGMVGVNEGLEELASGTDDTFAHGLPTNILTTDQSGQQSVIYTAAFANQIPQHQIQFG, encoded by the exons ATGAAGATGGACAACCCCACAGGAGATGGGGGTGGTGATAGCAGTGGTCTTGGTGACAGTTTCTTGGGGTCTCATCCGTACATAGTGTCAGAAG GGCAAGACGAAGGAGACACGTCAGATGGTGATCAGGGGAATGATGCACCATTACGGGAGCAGGATCGCTTTCTTCCCATAGCTAATGTCGCAAGAATAATGAAAAAATCTATTCCAAAAACTGGAAAG ATTGCAAAGGATGCGAAGGAGTGTGTACAGGAATGTGTCTCAGAGTTCATCAGCTTTATAACAAGCGA AGCCAGTGAACGGTGCCATCAAGAGAAACGAAAGACCATCAATGGGGAAGACATCTTATTTGCCATGTCAAATCTTGGTTTTGATAACCATGTGGACCCTCTGAAATTATATCTTCAAAAATATAGAGAG tcaACAAAGGGCGAAAAAGGAATGGTTGGTGTAAATGAAGGACTGGAAGAACTGGCATCTGGTACTGACGATACATTTG CACATGGTTTACCGACAAATATCTTGACAACTGATCAGTCTGGCCAACAGAGTGTAATCTACACAGCAGCATTTGCTAATCAG ATACCGCAGCATCAGATTCAATTTGGATGA